From a single Rutidosis leptorrhynchoides isolate AG116_Rl617_1_P2 chromosome 5, CSIRO_AGI_Rlap_v1, whole genome shotgun sequence genomic region:
- the LOC139849622 gene encoding uncharacterized protein yields MKKLLKELPTMTAPIAGETLILYLAASKEAISSVLIADRGQVQMPVYFVIKALTGSESNYPTIEKLVYALVHTARRLRRYFQAYPIRVVTDQPIKQHEISFSPQSAVKGQVLVDYLAETAGDIEVSHESKEIPPPPEQLWEMHTDGACGPEGAGAGIVLKSTEGEDYTFALRFNFPVTNNEAEYEALLSGIRLVANQFNGIFEAHDELMQKYLKLVQELAVDFDLFQITQVSRTLNKKADALSKLAALTFSHFKKEIWAEEVKVKSIEEDSVSSAVEEEERSWMTPIIEFLTKGTLPINSSEARKIKMKAPMYLLDKGVLYRKSFLGPHLRCLNPTQAESIIREVHEGMCALHSGHKTVASKIMQLGYYWTSMYRDAVEVIRKCQSCQLHAPVSKAPRHPMTSVASSWPFCKWAIDIVGPFSAASRAEDTGKLGPKWEGPYKVIGVSDTGAYRLASLDGRAIKRTWHAQTLKQCYI; encoded by the exons ATGAAAAAGTTACTGAAGGAGCTACCAACAATGACTGCGCCAATTGCTGGAGAAACGTTGATACTGTACTTAGCGGCATCgaaggaagcaataagttcagtGTTGATAGCGGACAGAGGACAG GTGCAAATGCCTGTGTATTTTGTTATCAAAGCTTTGACAGGGAGCGAATCAAATTATCCTACAATCGAAAAACTGGTTTATGCACTCGTGCATACGGCTAGGCGCTTGCGGAGATATTTCCAAGCGTACCCAATAAGGGTCGTAACAGATCAGCCGATAAAGCAG CATGAAATAAGTTTCTCACCACAAAGTGCTGTAAAAGGACAAGTCCTAGTagattatctggctgaaacagcCGGAGATATCGAAGTCTCGCATGAATCGAAAGAAATACCACCTCCGCCCGAACAGCTGTGGGAAATGCACACAGATGGGGCTTGTGGTCCAGAAGGCGCAGGGGCAGGAATAGTCTTAAAAAGTACAGAAGGGGAAGATTATACCTTCGCACTGCGATTCAACTTCCCTGTCACAAATAATGAAGCTGAATATGAAGCATTGTTATCTGGGATACGG TTGGTTGCAAACCAATTTAACGGAATATTCGAAGCACACGATGAGTTGATGCAAAAATACTTAAAGCTTGTGCAAGAGCTAGCAGTCGACTTCGATTTATTCCAGATAACTCAGGTTTCGAGGACGCTGAATaaaaaggcggatgcgctaagTAAGTTAGCTGCATTAACATTCAgtcattttaagaaagaaatttgggCTGAGGAAGTTAAAGTAAAATCTATTGAAGAAGACAGTGTTTCGTCTGCGGTTGAAGAAGAAGAGCGGAGTTGGATGACACCAATTATAGAATTTCTAACCAAAGGTACGTTGCCGATAAATTCAAGTGAAGCAAGAAAGATTAAGATGAAAGCACCAATGTATCTATTAGACAAGGGAGTCCTATACAGAAAATCTTTTCTGGGGCCTCACTTGCGGTGTCTCAATCCAACTCAAGCGGAGTCAATTATACGAGAAGTACACGAGGGAATGTGCGCACTGCATTCGGGACACAAAACAGTTGCATCCAAAATAATGCAGCTTGGATATTACTGGACGTCAATGTACAGAGATGCCGTAGAGGTAATACGCAAGTGTCAATCGTGTCAACTTCATGCACCAGTAAGCAAGGCTCCGCGACATCCTATGACATCGGTCGCGTCTTCATGGCCGTTCTGCAAGTGGGCAATCGATATAGTGGGGCCATTCTCCGCAG CAAGCAGGGCAGAGGATACGGGTAAGCTAGGACCTAAGTGGGAAGGACCTTACAAGGTTATTGGCGTAAGCGATACAGGGGCGTATCGACTAGCAAGTTTGGATGGAAGAGCAATAAAGCGCACTTGGCATGCGCAGACACTAAAACAGTGCTACATATAA